A genomic region of Gemmata massiliana contains the following coding sequences:
- a CDS encoding DUF1549 and DUF1553 domain-containing protein, whose product MIRRAVPFALLLLLLTLSDRVAAQHKYADPQLKAKDRAHWSFNPPQRPPVPELRALKNESRNPIDAFVLARLEKEGLKSSAPADKLTLLRRVTLDLTGLPPTPAEVDAFLKDDSPDAYEKVVDRLLASPHFGERWATHWLDVVRFAESNGYELDAERPHAWRYRDFVVSSFNADKPYDQFVKEQIAGDLIWQDERQRKVGRASGWSKLSALVAKPSSPDALIATGLHRCGPAHVVSGNLDADVLRQEALTEMVNGVGAAFLGLTFACTRCHDHKFDPISAGDYYRLQAFFGNAKYTEVPFATPAERNAHDKKKDEIDTKTAPLKKQIAELDNPVRAKVNQEKRDKLEPKYRKALDTPADKRTEEQKTLATQAGTLIHVSWDEILAAMPPADLVKRGKLREQLHALEAQLPLPTAAAWAIENQGDEKTFVLSRGEVSQKALEVQPAFPRILVREGAPAPTSRRELAEWLTKPDHPLTARVMVNRVWQHHFGRGIVNTPNDFGTRGDKPTHPELLDWLACELANPSVGSGSGSKLATWSLKHLHRLIVTSSTYQQSTTTAHGAKADPDNKLLWKMSRRRLEAEAIRDSVLTASGTLNRQVGGPSVKVPLEPEVYDLIFTEGEPDGLWPVTPDAKQHTRRSVYLFNKRNVRQPILEAFDQPDTLNACAVRPVSTFAPQALILMNSPFVHEQAKAMAVSLITEAGTDAEKQLNALYRRTVGRIPSATERKLATEFLKEQTATIRDRVRAKHNIGIDAASLPAGTDAAHARALADLCVVLFNTHEFVYIP is encoded by the coding sequence ATGATTCGCCGAGCCGTGCCGTTCGCCCTTTTATTGCTTTTGCTCACGCTTTCCGACCGCGTTGCCGCGCAGCACAAGTACGCGGACCCACAACTCAAAGCGAAGGACCGGGCGCACTGGTCCTTCAACCCACCTCAACGCCCGCCCGTTCCCGAACTGCGGGCGCTCAAAAACGAGTCGCGGAACCCGATCGATGCGTTCGTGCTCGCTCGACTGGAGAAGGAGGGGCTAAAGTCCTCCGCACCGGCCGACAAGCTCACGCTGCTGCGCCGAGTGACGCTCGATCTCACGGGGCTGCCGCCCACGCCCGCGGAAGTCGATGCGTTTCTCAAGGATGATTCTCCCGACGCTTACGAGAAGGTGGTGGATCGGTTGCTCGCGTCGCCTCACTTCGGCGAGCGCTGGGCGACGCACTGGCTCGACGTCGTTCGCTTCGCGGAGAGCAACGGTTACGAACTCGACGCCGAGCGCCCGCACGCCTGGCGCTATCGCGACTTCGTGGTGAGCAGCTTCAACGCCGACAAACCTTACGACCAGTTCGTGAAGGAGCAGATCGCGGGCGATCTCATTTGGCAGGACGAACGGCAGCGAAAAGTGGGCCGCGCTTCCGGCTGGTCCAAGCTCTCGGCGCTCGTTGCAAAACCATCCTCGCCCGACGCACTCATTGCGACCGGCCTGCACCGGTGCGGGCCGGCTCACGTCGTGAGCGGGAACCTCGACGCGGATGTGCTCCGGCAGGAAGCGCTCACCGAGATGGTGAACGGCGTGGGCGCGGCGTTCCTGGGACTCACATTCGCCTGCACGCGCTGCCACGATCACAAGTTCGATCCGATCTCGGCCGGGGACTATTACCGGTTGCAGGCGTTTTTCGGTAACGCCAAGTACACCGAAGTGCCTTTTGCAACGCCCGCGGAGCGTAACGCCCACGACAAGAAAAAGGACGAGATCGATACGAAGACGGCGCCACTCAAGAAGCAGATTGCGGAGTTGGACAACCCGGTTCGCGCGAAGGTGAATCAGGAGAAGCGCGACAAATTGGAGCCGAAGTACCGCAAGGCCCTCGATACGCCGGCCGACAAGCGGACCGAGGAGCAAAAAACACTTGCGACGCAGGCCGGCACGCTCATCCACGTGAGCTGGGACGAGATCCTCGCCGCGATGCCACCCGCGGACCTCGTGAAACGAGGGAAGCTCCGCGAACAGTTGCACGCACTCGAAGCACAACTCCCGCTACCCACAGCGGCGGCCTGGGCTATTGAGAACCAGGGCGACGAGAAGACGTTCGTGCTGAGTCGCGGGGAGGTGAGTCAGAAGGCACTGGAGGTGCAGCCCGCGTTCCCGCGAATTCTGGTGCGCGAGGGCGCTCCGGCCCCGACGTCGCGGCGCGAACTCGCCGAGTGGCTCACGAAGCCCGATCACCCGCTCACGGCTCGTGTGATGGTCAATCGGGTGTGGCAGCACCATTTCGGGCGCGGGATCGTCAACACGCCGAACGACTTCGGCACACGCGGCGACAAGCCCACGCACCCTGAACTGTTGGACTGGCTGGCGTGCGAATTGGCGAACCCGTCTGTGGGTAGCGGCTCGGGAAGCAAGCTCGCTACCTGGTCGCTGAAACACCTCCACAGACTGATCGTGACGAGTTCCACGTACCAACAGTCCACAACGACCGCTCACGGCGCGAAGGCGGACCCCGATAACAAGCTCCTCTGGAAGATGAGTCGCCGGCGCCTCGAAGCCGAAGCGATCCGCGATTCGGTTCTGACTGCGTCGGGCACGCTGAACCGGCAAGTCGGCGGACCGTCGGTGAAGGTGCCGCTGGAACCCGAAGTGTACGACCTGATTTTCACTGAGGGCGAACCGGACGGCCTCTGGCCAGTCACGCCCGACGCAAAGCAGCACACGCGCCGGTCCGTGTACCTATTCAACAAGCGCAACGTGCGTCAGCCGATCCTCGAAGCCTTCGACCAGCCCGATACGCTCAACGCCTGTGCCGTGCGCCCGGTGAGCACGTTCGCGCCGCAAGCCCTCATCCTGATGAACAGCCCGTTCGTTCACGAGCAGGCCAAAGCAATGGCCGTGTCACTGATAACCGAAGCGGGTACCGACGCCGAGAAGCAACTGAACGCGCTGTATCGTCGGACCGTGGGGCGCATACCGAGCGCGACCGAGCGCAAGCTCGCGACCGAGTTCTTGAAGGAACAAACCGCCACCATCCGCGACCGTGTTCGTGCGAAGCACAACATCGGTATCGACGCGGCTTCACTCCCCGCTGGCACGGACGCGGCACACGCCCGCGCGCTCGCTGACTTGTGCGTAGTGCTGTTCAACACGCACGAGTTCGTCTACATCCCGTGA